ACGGGGGCAAAGCCTTCGGGGCCACCCACACCGCGCCCGCCCGAGACGATGATCTTGGCGTCGGCCAGACTCACCTTGCCTTCTTCAATCGAGTAGCCCGTCACCTTCGTGGCAATCTCGTCTTCTTTGAGAACAGCCTCTACTTTCGTAATTGCGCCGCTCTTGCCCGCTGTTGGTTCCGGCTTGGGAAAGGCGCGCGGGCGCAGGGTGATGAATTGCGAGTGAAACGAGCGCCCTGTTTTCGCCACGACCGTGCTAAGCAGTTTGCCGGCATAAGCCGGATGAGTGACGTAAACCAAGCCGTCTTTGTAGTTCAAAGCAATGCCGTCGGCGATGGCCGAGGTGTTAAGGGTGATGGCCGCCATGCTCATCACGTCGCGCCCGCGCGTGGTGTTCGGGGCCGCGATCACGTCCGGGGTTGAGTCGGCGGCCAGTTTGGCGAGCAGGGCCGCGTAAGGCCGTGCCCGAAAGTCGGCCAGAGTCCCGTCGTCACACAATGTTACTGCATCTGCGCCATACTCAAACGCTTCTTTGGCCACGCTTTCAACATTATGGCCGAATACCAATGTCGTCACACTGGCGCTCATGTCACCCGCCAGTTTCTTCGCCGCCCCCAACGATTCCCACGACGCCGACAGTGCCGCGCCTTTGAATTGATCAATGTAAACCCAAATGTTTGCCATAGGTTGAATGACGAGTGACGAGTGACGAATGACGAAGGCTAAGCGCCCTTCATCTGTCGTCTGTCGTCTGTCGCCCTAAATGACTTTCTCCGCAATCAGCTTGTCGGCTAGTTTGGCGGCGATCTCTTCGGGGGAGCCGTCAATGATCTCGACGTTGCTCTCGCGCGCCGGAAGCGGGTAGATTTCGGGCCAGGTCACCGACGAGCCGGCCACGCCCACTTTGGCCGGGTCAAGGCCCAGGTCGGCGACCGACCAGGTTGGGATGACGGCTTTGGCCGCCTTGCGAATGCCCATGAACGACGGGTAGCGCGGCTCGTTAATGTCTTTGACCACGCTGACGACGGCGGGCAGTTTGGCAACGCAGAGTTGCTTGCCTTCCTCGAGCGAGCGCTCGACGGCAACCGTTTTGGCGGCGGCATCAATCTCAATTTTGGAAAGATAAGTGAGGGGCGTCCAACCGAGTTTGGTTGCCACAGCCACGGCGGTCAACCCGGTGTCGCCGTCAATGGCTTGCTTGCCAAAGACGACGATGTCCACGTCGCCCAGCTTTTGAATGGCGGCGGCCAGGGCGGTGGCAGTGGCGGCGGTGTCCGAGCCTTTCAGCGCCGGGTCGGAGATCAGAATGGCTTGATCGCATCCCATCGCCAGACAGGTCTTGAGAGTTTCCTTCGCGCCTTCCGGCCCCATGCTTAGAGCCGTGGCTTTGCCGTTGTGTTTTTCTTTGAGCCGGATTGCTTCTTCAACTGCGTACTCGTCCCACGGGTTGACGACCAGCCCGGAATCGCCCCAGGTGACATGCCCGTCTTTCACTTCGACTTTGGCCGCGGTGTCGGGCGTTTGTTTGGTGCAAACTACGATATGCAAGAGAGGCCTCCTGAAATAAAAATTTGAGCGCGGCCTCTGGTAAGGCCGCGCCCAGATTATATCACTGCGAGGTTGTTGGAATTTGCCGTAATCTACTCCATTTCACATATGCGTTCGCTTTAGGGCGCAACCGTGATTGTGGTGTCGCTGGCAGACTTCCAGGCATAAGTCTTGCCGCCGCCGGTGACGCACGAGCCTTCGCCGCGCACGGCCAGCTTGCCCTTGCCTGTAGCTTCCAGGTGCCCGTTCGCGCCGCTCAGGGTGAGCTTGATGTTCTTCACGTTCTTGGCCGTGCCGCTTCCACTGCCGACGTAAATCGTGATGTTGCCGTTGGCTGAATGCTTGACAAAGGTCTTGCCGCTGGATATGGCGATTGAGCCGCTGTCGGGCTTGGAGTACACCAGCGCGCCGGCGTCGGCAGAAAGCGACAACGTGGCAAAGTCGCCGGTGAAAACAAGCGTGCCGTCGCCGTCGCAAGTGATGGAGCCTGCGCCCGAAGTCTGGGCCGAGGCCGGGCCGGCCAACACCAGCAAAAGAGCCAGCACCAAGATCAGGCTGAGAAATTTGTTTCGAGTGGTCATTGTAAAAGTCTCCTTTAGGGCTTGCGTTGATTTGCACTCTATTCTCCTCAGCCGTGTTACATCGCAACAATGCGGCTGTAAAAAAATTGTAATGCCGGGTTGGTATAATTGCCGCATGATGTCGCTTCGCAAACACCCGGCCCTCAAAATCGGCCTGGCTTTCCTCATTGTCCTCCTGCTCAACATTCAGCCTAACTGGAAACCTTTGCAAGACGATTGGCGAGTCCTGCGCGGCTCAACCAGCTTCACCGGCGACTCGTACCGGGCGATCAGCGATGCTTACGCTCGCCAGCCCTGGAACGCCGACTGGGCGCAGAGCGCCGGGTTCGCCGCCCTGGCTGTGGGCGACTACGCCGCCGCCCAAACCGCCCTGCAAAAAACTGCCAGCCTCAAAGGGTGGACGCCGGAACTACACATCGCTCTCGGCGATGCTTATCAGGGCCAGGGGTTGAGCGACCAGGCGGTGACGGAATGGGAGACCGCCCTGCCCGACCACCTGACCGACACCGCTCTGCTCACCAAGCTGGCCCGAGTCTACGAAAACAAAGGCCGCTACCCCGAAGCCGCCGCCGTCCTCAGAACCCTCGTCGCCCTCGAACCGGACAACGCTTTCGCCCAATATCGTTTCGGCGTCGTCCTGTCGGTGATCGATCCGCCCTCGGCCCCGGCCCACCTGGCGCTGGCCGCCGGTTTGGATGAGTCGGTTCAACCATTTGCCGAAAGCCTAAGCCAGGCCGTGGCCGCCGGGCTGGACGCCGATGATCCGGCTTACATGGCCGGCGTCATCGGCTATACCTTGATCGGCCTGCAAGAGTATCCGCTGGCCAAAGCGTCTCTGCTCAACGCCGTGAGCGACCGGCCCGACTTCGCCGAAGCCCACGCTTACCTGGGCCTGGCCGAAGACCGGCTGGGCGGCGACGGGCTGGATTCTTACGAACGCGCCCTGGCCCTCGACGACACTCTGCCGCTGGCTCACTACCTGCTTGGTTTGCATCATCGCCGCAAAGGCGACAACGATGCCGCCATTGCCGAACTCAAACGCGCCTTCGACCTCGACCCGGCCAACGCCGCCGCCGCCGCCGAACTGGGCAGTGCTTACGCCGAACTCAATAATTTGCAAGAGGCCGAAAGCTGGTACATCCAGGCCGTCAACGTTGCGTCAGAGGATGCGAACTTCTGGGTGTTGTTGTCGCAGTTCTATCTGGATCACGAGATTCGAATCGAAGACGCCGCCCTGGCCACCGCCCAAAAAGCATACGAGCTGGCCCCCAACCTGGCCGAAGCCAACGACGCGCTCGGCTACGCTTATTACCTCAACGGCTCGTTCAAGTTCGCCGAAGAATTTTTGCTCAAGGCCCAAAGCCTCGACGGGCGCTCGGCTCGCATCAACTTTCATCTGGGACTGATGTATCTCGACACCAACCGGCCCGACGAAGCCCGGCAGGCCCTCAACGCCGCCGCCAGCCTGGACGCTGGCGGCCCCATCGCCGAAGCCGCCATTCGCGCCCTCACCACCCGCCTCGGCGGCCCCTCACCCACGCCATGAAACCAGTAGCCAGAAGTCAGAAGCCAGAAGCCAGAGGCCTCTTCGGAGCCTGGCTTCGTCGTTCATTGCCTCATTGTTCATTGTTCATTGCCTCATTGTTCATTGCTCTCCTCGCCGCCTGCCAGCCCCAACTCAAATCCGGCGACGTCCTCTTCGCCGACGACTTTGCCAAAACCGAGAGCGGCTGGAACCGCGGATCGGACGCCGACGCTACCACCGATTATCTTGACGGCGAATACCAGATCAAAATTTTCACCGCCAACCTCAACGTCTGGTCGGTCGGCGCTCCTGCCTTCGGCGACGCCTTGATTGACGTCAACGCCCGCACCGCTGGCGGCCCTGATAACAATCTCTTCGGCCTGATCTGCCGCTATCAGGACGACCAGAACTTCTACTTCCTGGTCATCAGCGCCGACAGCTACTACGGCATCGGTAAATATAAAGAGGGCGCGAGCATGCTTCTCAACAGCGCCGTCTACGAATATTCCGACATCATTCCGCCCGGCCCGGCGGCCCACCACCTCACCGCCACCTGCATCGGCGACACCCTCACCCTGTCCATCAATGGCACAAAACTTGCACAAGCTAAGGATACAGATTTCAAGACTGGAAAACTTGGCCTGATCGCCGGCTCGTTTGACGAACCTGAGGTAGATGTTCGCTTCGACAACCTGGCCGTCACTCAACCCTGAACTCACCCATTCCCTGGCTTCGTCTCGTTAACCATGAAACCCTTTTGGCGTTTAATACCGCTTGTCTTCCTCCCCTTGTTCACTGCCTGCGCCAGCCCGACTCCCACGCCCATCAAGACTGCCGATCTGTTCACAGACGATTTCTCGCAGGACGCCGGCAACTGGGAAACTTTCGCCGACGAGAACGGGGCGGCCGCCGCCATCGCCGACGGGAAACTGGCTCTGACCATTACCCGCGCCTCCACCGTCGGCTTCTCGGTGGCCGCCATCAACCTCGCCAACTTCGATCTCACCATCACCACGGCTCAGATCAGCGGCGGGTTGGCGAACGGCTACGGCATCATCTTTCGTTACATTGATGAAGAGAATTTCTACCGCTTCGACATTTCGGGCGATGGGTTGTGGGGCGTGAGCCGCCGCCTGAAAGATCAATGGTTGCCCATCGCCGAGTTGACGGCCTCCCCGGCCATCCAAACCGGCCACGCCGCCAACACGTTACGCCTCGTGGCCCGCTCCGACCAGTTTGAGTTCTACGTCAACGGCGTCCTGCTGGGCCAGCTCACCGACGCCAATTTGCCGGTGGGCCGCATCGGCCTCTTCGCCAGCACCTTCGACGACCCCAACACCCAAGTGGCCTTCGACGATCTCAAGATCGTCAACCCCTGAAAACCCGCTTCAGGTTACAATTCCAGCGCGCTTCACCACAAAGTCACTAAAGCACAAAGTCACACAAAGGAAAACTTTGTGTTCCTTCGAGTCTTTGTAGCTTGGTGGTAAATCCTCGTTTTTGCCTGAAGGAGCATATTCATGCCCGACTGTGTCTTCTGCAAAATTGTAAGCGGCGAGTTGCCTTCCAGGATTGTTCACCAGGGTGAACTGGTTACAGCATTTCGCGACCTCAACCCGCAGGCGCCGGTTCACGTCCTCATCGTGCCCAACCAGCACATCGGCGGCGTGAACGACCTCACTGCCGAACACACGCCGATCCTGGCCGCCCTCTTCGCCGCCGCCAAAAAAATCGCCAGCGACGAAGGCCTGGCCCAAAACGGGTATCGGCTCGTCCTCAATCAGGGCAGTCACGGCGGCCAAACCGTCGTCCATTTGCACCTGCACCTGCTCGGAGGCCGGCGCATGATCTGGCCGCCGGGATAAAACGACGACAGACAGACGACGAAGGACGACGATGTATGCCTTCGTCATTCATCATTCGTCATTGTATAATTCCCCTCATGTCCCTCAAAGAAACCATCGAAACCGAACTCAAAAACGCCATGCGGGCCGGCGACGAAACGCGCAAGACGGCCCTACGCAGCATCATCGCCGGAATCAAGCTGGCCGCCGTCGAACAGCGCGGCACCGACCTGACCGACGACGATGTGCAAAACATCGTCCGCAAAGAGATCAAAGCCCAGCGCGAGGCCCTGGCCGACGCCCAAAAGGCCTCGCGCCCCGACCTTGTTGCTCAAAGCGAAGCGCTGATCGCCGTCTTAGAGACCTTCCTGCCCAAACAACTTTCTCGCGCCGAGATCAGCGCCGAAGCCAAAGCGGTGATGGCCGAAGTGGGCGCGACCGGCCCGGCAGACA
This genomic interval from Chloroflexota bacterium contains the following:
- a CDS encoding electron transfer flavoprotein subunit alpha/FixB family protein; its protein translation is MANIWVYIDQFKGAALSASWESLGAAKKLAGDMSASVTTLVFGHNVESVAKEAFEYGADAVTLCDDGTLADFRARPYAALLAKLAADSTPDVIAAPNTTRGRDVMSMAAITLNTSAIADGIALNYKDGLVYVTHPAYAGKLLSTVVAKTGRSFHSQFITLRPRAFPKPEPTAGKSGAITKVEAVLKEDEIATKVTGYSIEEGKVSLADAKIIVSGGRGVGGPEGFAPVRELAEVLGGAMGASRAAVDAGWIPYAHQVGQTGRTVAPDLYIACGISGAIQHQAGMRTSKVIVAINKDAEAPIFKLARYGVVGDLFKIAPALSSEFRKRLGK
- a CDS encoding electron transfer flavoprotein subunit beta/FixA family protein; protein product: MHIVVCTKQTPDTAAKVEVKDGHVTWGDSGLVVNPWDEYAVEEAIRLKEKHNGKATALSMGPEGAKETLKTCLAMGCDQAILISDPALKGSDTAATATALAAAIQKLGDVDIVVFGKQAIDGDTGLTAVAVATKLGWTPLTYLSKIEIDAAAKTVAVERSLEEGKQLCVAKLPAVVSVVKDINEPRYPSFMGIRKAAKAVIPTWSVADLGLDPAKVGVAGSSVTWPEIYPLPARESNVEIIDGSPEEIAAKLADKLIAEKVI
- a CDS encoding tetratricopeptide repeat protein; translation: MMSLRKHPALKIGLAFLIVLLLNIQPNWKPLQDDWRVLRGSTSFTGDSYRAISDAYARQPWNADWAQSAGFAALAVGDYAAAQTALQKTASLKGWTPELHIALGDAYQGQGLSDQAVTEWETALPDHLTDTALLTKLARVYENKGRYPEAAAVLRTLVALEPDNAFAQYRFGVVLSVIDPPSAPAHLALAAGLDESVQPFAESLSQAVAAGLDADDPAYMAGVIGYTLIGLQEYPLAKASLLNAVSDRPDFAEAHAYLGLAEDRLGGDGLDSYERALALDDTLPLAHYLLGLHHRRKGDNDAAIAELKRAFDLDPANAAAAAELGSAYAELNNLQEAESWYIQAVNVASEDANFWVLLSQFYLDHEIRIEDAALATAQKAYELAPNLAEANDALGYAYYLNGSFKFAEEFLLKAQSLDGRSARINFHLGLMYLDTNRPDEARQALNAAASLDAGGPIAEAAIRALTTRLGGPSPTP
- a CDS encoding histidine triad nucleotide-binding protein — translated: MPDCVFCKIVSGELPSRIVHQGELVTAFRDLNPQAPVHVLIVPNQHIGGVNDLTAEHTPILAALFAAAKKIASDEGLAQNGYRLVLNQGSHGGQTVVHLHLHLLGGRRMIWPPG
- a CDS encoding GatB/YqeY domain-containing protein; protein product: MSLKETIETELKNAMRAGDETRKTALRSIIAGIKLAAVEQRGTDLTDDDVQNIVRKEIKAQREALADAQKASRPDLVAQSEALIAVLETFLPKQLSRAEISAEAKAVMAEVGATGPADMGKVMKVLQPKVKGLADSKLVGDVVKELLAQK